Proteins co-encoded in one Cupriavidus nantongensis genomic window:
- a CDS encoding TRAP transporter substrate-binding protein, whose amino-acid sequence MERRSFLLKASAVAATGALAACGKGEEKAAPVAASGPAAPAVVGSNPAVEWRLASSFPKSLDTIYGGAELLSARVKELTDGKFNIKVFAAGEIVPGLQVLDAVQNNTVQIGHTAGYYYFGKNPTLCFDTTIPFGLTARQQNAWMMQGNGMKLMREFFKEYNVVNFLGGNTNAQMGGWFRKEIKTVADLQGLKYRIAGFAGVVLSRLGVVPQQIAGGDIYPALEKGTIDAAEWVGPYDDEKLGFYKVAPFYYYPGWWEGSAQLSFYASASEFEKLPALYKRALETATIEAHTNMMAKYDTVNPQALARLLENGVKLRPFSREIMEACFKATQESYADETAKNPSFKKIYDDWRVFRNNQAAWFNVAEQGYAQFSFARKL is encoded by the coding sequence ATGGAACGTCGTTCCTTTCTGTTGAAAGCGTCGGCCGTGGCTGCCACCGGGGCACTGGCCGCGTGCGGCAAGGGTGAAGAGAAGGCAGCGCCGGTCGCCGCCAGCGGTCCGGCCGCGCCGGCCGTAGTGGGCAGCAACCCGGCCGTGGAATGGCGCCTGGCCTCGAGCTTTCCCAAGTCGCTCGACACCATCTACGGCGGTGCCGAGCTGCTGTCGGCCCGCGTCAAGGAACTGACCGACGGCAAGTTCAACATCAAGGTCTTTGCCGCCGGTGAAATCGTGCCGGGCCTGCAGGTGCTGGACGCGGTGCAGAACAACACCGTGCAGATCGGCCACACCGCCGGCTACTACTATTTCGGCAAGAACCCGACGCTGTGCTTCGACACCACCATCCCGTTCGGCCTGACCGCACGCCAGCAGAACGCCTGGATGATGCAGGGCAACGGCATGAAGCTGATGCGCGAGTTCTTCAAGGAATACAACGTCGTCAACTTCCTGGGCGGCAACACCAACGCGCAGATGGGCGGCTGGTTCCGCAAGGAAATCAAGACCGTGGCCGACCTGCAGGGCCTGAAGTACCGCATCGCCGGGTTTGCCGGCGTGGTGCTGTCGCGCCTGGGCGTGGTGCCGCAGCAGATTGCCGGCGGCGACATCTACCCCGCGCTGGAGAAGGGCACCATCGACGCGGCCGAGTGGGTGGGTCCGTACGATGACGAGAAGCTGGGCTTCTACAAGGTAGCGCCGTTCTACTACTACCCGGGCTGGTGGGAAGGCAGCGCGCAGCTGTCGTTCTACGCCTCGGCCAGCGAGTTCGAGAAGCTGCCGGCGCTGTACAAGCGCGCGCTGGAAACCGCCACCATCGAGGCGCACACCAATATGATGGCCAAGTACGACACGGTCAACCCGCAGGCGCTGGCGCGTCTGCTGGAAAACGGCGTCAAGCTGCGTCCGTTCTCCAGGGAGATCATGGAGGCCTGCTTCAAGGCGACCCAGGAGTCCTACGCCGACGAAACCGCGAAGAACCCGTCGTTCAAGAAGATCTACGACGACTGGCGCGTGTTCCGCAACAACCAGGCGGCCTGGTTCAACGTGGCCGAGCAGGGCTACGCCCAGTTCAGCTTCGCGCGCAAGCTGTAA